From a region of the Constantimarinum furrinae genome:
- the trxA gene encoding thioredoxin, translating to MKSNFNSIINSDTPVLVDFFAEWCGPCKALSPILKQVKEEIGDAVKIVKIDVDKNQPLAAQFQVRGIPTMILFKNGKQVWRQSGVLQKNEIVQIVKSK from the coding sequence ATGAAAAGTAACTTTAACTCCATTATTAATTCTGACACTCCCGTTTTGGTAGATTTTTTTGCAGAATGGTGTGGCCCCTGTAAAGCACTTTCACCAATTCTTAAACAGGTGAAAGAAGAAATAGGCGATGCCGTGAAGATTGTAAAAATTGATGTAGATAAAAATCAACCTCTGGCTGCGCAATTTCAAGTTCGTGGTATTCCTACAATGATTTTATTTAAGAATGGAAAGCAGGTGTGGAGACAATCTGGAGTGTTACAAAAAAACGAAATCGTGCAAATTGTTAAAAGTAAATAA
- a CDS encoding DUF998 domain-containing protein produces MRLYAKIYIIAYALFIITIFLLPLFSFEGYSVAQNSINELGAQKVPGNWIANDTIVILSLAIALLATKQLNLYWKQLAILYFFCFSFLLTGVYQLASPDTYQYIFNYTDDAFHSLFTIIAGFAFCLFCISFIFIIEKKNHKWQTFGAFSLAIIAPLLMWQFPEYRGLHQRILYLGAFGWLFYALTCYQFKSNDGSISMMKFNK; encoded by the coding sequence ATGAGATTATATGCTAAAATATACATAATTGCTTATGCACTATTTATAATCACTATTTTTCTACTCCCTCTATTTTCTTTTGAAGGGTATTCAGTTGCTCAAAATTCAATAAATGAATTAGGTGCGCAAAAAGTACCCGGCAATTGGATTGCCAATGATACGATTGTTATATTAAGCTTGGCAATTGCACTTTTAGCCACTAAACAATTAAATTTGTATTGGAAACAGCTTGCTATTCTTTATTTTTTTTGTTTTTCCTTTTTGCTAACAGGGGTGTATCAACTTGCCAGTCCTGATACATATCAATATATTTTTAATTATACTGATGATGCTTTCCATTCGCTTTTTACAATAATTGCGGGGTTTGCATTCTGTCTTTTTTGTATTTCATTTATTTTCATAATTGAAAAAAAGAATCATAAATGGCAAACTTTCGGGGCATTTTCACTAGCAATCATTGCACCTTTGTTGATGTGGCAATTCCCTGAATATAGAGGATTACATCAACGTATTTTATATTTAGGAGCCTTTGGATGGTTGTTTTATGCACTAACTTGTTATCAATTTAAAAGCAACGACGGTTCAATTTCCATGATGAAATTTAATAAATAG
- a CDS encoding RsiV family protein, with product MKYISLALIILLIVSCKNEVEKTQDPEDFSGTIETDLVPFEQVLPFDSLYTHNDTELNKSKSIIIKRQNLIDKKDDKAALDELIVHKNYKKDKDLYLIDFKYPYLNESLKESYHNFNEYLEETYLNIEGVEASILEDKEMICDTVRINRFKEQRLIDYKLYALNEKLISILFYKENYYSGTLHPTYSFDCLNFDLNRSVFMNYEDFFNEGTEEEMTKILNEIITDQIYKGDMYYDCWEITFDDFFEYKNNFVINDYKVEYYFDDCVICPSYTGTFSVEIPLERLLPILRKFNLNPLIL from the coding sequence ATGAAATATATAAGCCTTGCATTAATAATTCTTTTAATAGTTTCCTGTAAAAATGAGGTTGAAAAAACTCAGGACCCAGAAGACTTTTCCGGTACTATTGAAACAGACCTAGTGCCTTTTGAGCAGGTATTACCGTTTGACAGCTTGTATACACACAATGATACTGAGCTCAATAAATCCAAATCTATAATCATAAAACGACAAAACCTTATCGATAAAAAAGATGACAAGGCAGCGCTGGATGAACTAATCGTTCACAAAAATTATAAAAAGGATAAAGATCTATATTTAATAGATTTTAAGTATCCTTACTTGAACGAATCCCTCAAAGAATCTTACCACAATTTTAACGAATATCTAGAAGAGACATATTTGAATATTGAAGGTGTGGAGGCAAGCATTTTAGAAGATAAAGAGATGATCTGTGACACGGTTCGTATCAATCGGTTTAAAGAACAACGCTTGATTGATTATAAATTATACGCTCTCAATGAAAAGCTTATAAGTATACTTTTTTACAAGGAGAATTATTACTCTGGTACGTTGCATCCAACTTATAGTTTTGATTGTCTAAATTTTGATTTAAATCGTTCAGTGTTTATGAACTATGAAGATTTTTTTAATGAGGGAACTGAAGAAGAAATGACCAAAATCCTCAACGAAATTATTACAGATCAGATTTATAAAGGAGATATGTATTATGACTGCTGGGAAATAACCTTTGACGATTTTTTTGAATACAAAAATAATTTCGTTATAAACGATTATAAGGTGGAATACTATTTTGATGATTGCGTGATTTGCCCATCATACACTGGTACATTTTCGGTAGAAATTCCTTTGGAGCGATTGCTTCCTATACTAAGAAAATTCAACCTAAATCCTCTTATTCTTTAA
- a CDS encoding sensor histidine kinase, which yields MDVFNKGSNVFKILSEAVSEGIIIVNQNQTIVATNMAANSLFGYAEDELMGQHLDVLIPKRYHSNHHIHVRGFMKKSDKRQMGHGRDLFGLRKDGSQFPVEAGLNPFTIYDNDYVMALVIDISVRKKAEQELKHWANIFNESLNEIFIFDARTLKFIDVNKGALNNIGYTLEELRSMTPVDIKPNFTLVKFNNLIAPLLNDLEAKLKFNTIHKRKDGSIYPVEVHLQKSKTGENDLLVAIILDVTEQEAYTQKLEQQVTERTRRLEEALNKEKELNELKTKFLSLVSHEFKTPLSGILTSATLAGKYTESEQQEKRDKHLKTIQSKVKYLNNIINDFLSIERLESGKVKYIFSNFPLSKVVNEVIYDANMLLKEGQHIEYPENIDSIFIDFDEKILELILTNLINNAIKYSSENSTIHIMAETQAKELVLTVKDEGIGIPENEQKYIFNRYFRAENALLNQGTGIGLNIVKTHLENLGGAITFTSIQERGTEFKVTIPTDA from the coding sequence ATGGATGTTTTTAATAAGGGTAGCAACGTTTTTAAAATACTTTCTGAAGCCGTTTCAGAAGGAATTATAATCGTTAATCAAAACCAAACTATAGTTGCTACAAATATGGCTGCCAACTCATTATTTGGCTACGCAGAAGATGAACTAATGGGTCAACATCTTGATGTTTTAATTCCTAAAAGGTATCACTCAAATCATCATATACACGTAAGGGGTTTTATGAAAAAGAGTGATAAACGCCAAATGGGTCACGGTAGGGATCTCTTCGGTCTTCGCAAAGACGGATCACAGTTTCCTGTAGAAGCAGGACTTAATCCATTTACGATTTACGATAATGATTATGTAATGGCACTAGTTATTGATATTTCGGTTCGAAAAAAGGCGGAGCAAGAACTTAAACATTGGGCCAATATATTTAATGAATCGCTCAACGAGATTTTTATTTTTGATGCTAGAACACTCAAATTCATTGACGTAAATAAGGGAGCGTTAAATAATATAGGATACACGCTAGAAGAATTACGCTCAATGACGCCTGTTGATATTAAACCAAATTTTACACTAGTTAAATTTAACAACTTAATAGCACCACTCTTAAACGATCTGGAAGCTAAATTAAAATTCAATACTATTCATAAGCGTAAGGATGGAAGTATCTATCCCGTTGAAGTACACTTACAAAAATCGAAAACAGGAGAGAACGATTTACTGGTAGCTATCATTTTAGATGTTACAGAGCAAGAAGCATATACTCAAAAATTAGAGCAACAAGTTACAGAACGAACAAGACGTCTAGAAGAGGCTCTTAACAAAGAAAAAGAATTGAATGAGTTGAAAACTAAGTTCTTATCACTAGTTTCGCACGAGTTTAAAACACCGCTGAGTGGAATATTGACATCGGCCACTTTGGCGGGAAAATACACAGAGTCCGAGCAACAAGAGAAGCGTGATAAGCATTTAAAGACTATCCAATCTAAAGTCAAATATCTTAATAATATTATCAACGACTTTTTATCTATTGAGCGTTTAGAAAGTGGTAAGGTAAAATATATATTTTCTAATTTTCCGTTGAGTAAAGTGGTAAATGAAGTAATTTATGATGCCAATATGTTATTAAAAGAGGGACAGCATATAGAATATCCCGAAAATATTGACAGCATCTTCATAGATTTTGACGAGAAGATATTAGAATTGATTTTGACAAACCTTATCAATAATGCAATAAAATACTCCTCAGAAAATTCCACGATACATATTATGGCAGAAACTCAAGCTAAGGAGCTCGTATTGACCGTTAAAGATGAAGGTATTGGTATTCCTGAGAATGAGCAAAAATATATTTTCAATAGGTATTTTAGAGCAGAGAATGCCTTACTTAATCAAGGTACAGGTATTGGTCTCAACATTGTTAAAACCCATTTGGAAAATCTGGGCGGCGCAATTACCTTTACCAGTATTCAAGAAAGAGGGACAGAATTTAAAGTTACCATCCCTACTGATGCTTAA
- a CDS encoding response regulator has product MKTILLIEDDTALRENTAELLELANYAVYSAPNGKIGIEVAREKLPDLIVCDIMMPEVDGYGVLEAVSIDPTTSHIPFIFLSARTEHKEIRKGMDLGADDYLTKPFEEDELLSAIESRLAKAEILSNALENSTKKKVNEGDIRNLNELKNLFDDTGEIRHFEKGEIIYKEGSYSTKIYLILNGIVKSTKMEDSGKELITALHKPDEFLGFTSFANNIPYQETATAVEKVELAGISKEELKSILGKNQNVSLELVNVLTENISEIKEQLLQMAYSSVRRKTAQTILQFARILNRNPEDAIRIARSDLASVAGIATESLIRTISEFKKKGLIEIEGRNIKILQLSALEEVE; this is encoded by the coding sequence ATGAAAACCATCCTGTTAATAGAAGATGATACCGCACTTCGCGAGAATACAGCAGAACTTTTAGAACTAGCAAACTATGCGGTATACAGCGCTCCAAACGGTAAAATAGGAATTGAAGTTGCAAGAGAAAAGCTTCCGGACTTAATAGTTTGTGATATTATGATGCCAGAAGTAGATGGATATGGTGTCTTGGAGGCTGTGTCAATAGACCCCACCACTTCACACATTCCATTTATTTTTCTTTCAGCAAGGACTGAACATAAAGAAATAAGAAAGGGAATGGATCTAGGAGCTGATGACTATTTGACAAAACCGTTTGAAGAAGATGAACTTTTAAGTGCCATTGAAAGTAGATTGGCAAAAGCAGAAATCCTCTCAAATGCTTTAGAGAATTCTACTAAAAAAAAAGTAAATGAAGGTGATATTAGAAACCTAAATGAACTCAAAAATCTCTTTGATGATACCGGGGAAATTAGGCATTTCGAAAAAGGAGAGATCATTTATAAAGAGGGAAGCTATTCGACAAAAATCTATCTTATCCTTAATGGCATCGTAAAGAGTACAAAAATGGAAGACAGTGGAAAAGAATTAATCACTGCCCTTCATAAACCAGATGAATTTTTAGGATTTACATCATTTGCAAATAATATTCCTTATCAAGAAACAGCTACAGCTGTAGAAAAAGTGGAATTGGCTGGAATTTCTAAAGAAGAGCTTAAGAGCATTCTTGGCAAAAATCAAAATGTATCGCTGGAACTGGTAAATGTGCTTACTGAAAATATTTCAGAGATTAAAGAGCAGCTCCTTCAAATGGCCTATAGTAGTGTTCGAAGAAAAACGGCCCAAACTATCCTTCAGTTTGCACGAATTTTAAATAGAAATCCTGAAGATGCTATTAGAATTGCACGTAGCGATCTGGCGAGTGTGGCGGGAATCGCAACAGAAAGCTTAATTCGAACTATTTCAGAATTCAAAAAAAAGGGGCTTATTGAAATTGAAGGTAGGAATATAAAAATCCTTCAACTTTCGGCCTTAGAAGAAGTAGAATAA
- a CDS encoding universal stress protein, giving the protein MQQILIPTDFSDNAWNATIYALQFFKTQNITFHFLHIDISLQVDDELHYNGVFTKKEISKEKTANMVDWMHKINIHYPNPNHKFRFSIRPGLFIACFRNYVTKENIDLIVMGTKGASGLKEMTIGSKTGAVIKRIKCPNLVIPEEAQFTKPLNIGFPTDFNMFYKQRIIRTLLEIANTYQSSIKVLRVAQNEKPMDKVQKTNRKHLIQYLHEISHSFHVIDNPILESALQSFVNSMHIDMVAMIAKNLNFFQRLLFKPQVEQISYHMQIPFLVLHE; this is encoded by the coding sequence ATGCAGCAAATTTTAATACCTACCGATTTTTCCGATAATGCGTGGAATGCAACAATTTATGCCTTGCAGTTTTTCAAAACTCAGAATATCACCTTTCATTTTTTACACATAGATATCTCTCTCCAGGTTGATGATGAACTACATTACAATGGTGTTTTTACTAAAAAAGAAATCTCAAAAGAAAAAACGGCTAACATGGTGGATTGGATGCACAAAATAAACATTCACTACCCTAATCCGAATCATAAATTTAGATTTTCGATACGACCGGGATTATTTATAGCATGTTTTAGAAACTACGTAACAAAGGAAAACATTGACCTAATCGTAATGGGGACTAAAGGAGCTTCAGGCCTAAAAGAAATGACAATTGGCAGTAAAACTGGTGCTGTTATAAAGCGTATTAAATGCCCCAACTTAGTAATACCTGAAGAGGCCCAATTCACGAAACCCCTTAATATTGGTTTCCCGACTGATTTTAATATGTTTTACAAACAAAGAATAATTCGAACATTATTGGAGATAGCTAATACTTATCAGTCATCAATAAAGGTACTTCGAGTTGCTCAAAATGAAAAACCTATGGATAAGGTCCAAAAAACAAATAGGAAACATCTTATACAATATCTCCATGAGATTTCACATAGTTTTCACGTAATTGATAATCCTATTCTTGAGAGTGCCTTACAATCCTTTGTAAATTCGATGCATATAGATATGGTGGCCATGATCGCTAAGAATTTAAATTTCTTTCAACGTTTATTATTTAAGCCTCAGGTGGAACAAATTAGTTATCACATGCAGATCCCATTTCTAGTTTTGCACGAATAG
- a CDS encoding universal stress protein, protein MRTIIIPTDFSETAMNAIRYSMELFKYEKSKFIVTNAFADEVYENTMEMDREFFEEYRDKVESATDRLLQKVVAEMLQISGNPKHSYHYKPLFESLVDGVNDLVDKHNADAVLMGTKGNSNCDDVTFGSQTLQVIKYVKCPVIAVPVGYHGHPLKNILFPTDYMLPFKRRELKLVSTLAARFASMVHFLHISEAKELSHRQKDNKAIASCSFQENQVSHIRVPGKDITQAINKTMTASSVDMLVMVNQRHSYLENILYRSTIEKIGLDIKIPFLVLQNLQRH, encoded by the coding sequence ATGAGAACGATAATTATTCCAACAGATTTTTCAGAAACTGCGATGAATGCCATTCGCTACTCCATGGAACTTTTTAAATATGAGAAGAGCAAATTTATCGTGACGAACGCTTTTGCAGACGAAGTATACGAGAATACAATGGAAATGGATCGAGAATTTTTCGAGGAATATAGAGATAAAGTGGAGTCAGCTACAGACCGATTATTGCAAAAAGTAGTTGCCGAAATGTTACAGATTTCTGGGAATCCGAAACACTCGTATCATTACAAACCGCTATTTGAAAGTTTGGTTGATGGTGTAAATGACTTGGTAGATAAACACAATGCTGATGCTGTTTTAATGGGAACCAAAGGAAATAGTAACTGTGATGACGTAACGTTTGGGAGCCAAACACTTCAGGTCATTAAATACGTAAAGTGTCCAGTAATTGCAGTACCTGTGGGCTACCACGGCCACCCTCTTAAGAATATTTTATTTCCGACAGATTATATGTTACCCTTTAAACGTCGTGAATTGAAGCTGGTCAGCACTCTAGCAGCACGATTTGCTTCTATGGTACATTTTCTACATATATCGGAAGCAAAGGAGCTTTCTCATAGACAAAAGGATAATAAAGCAATTGCATCCTGTTCTTTTCAAGAAAATCAGGTTTCTCACATAAGAGTACCCGGTAAAGACATCACTCAAGCAATTAATAAAACGATGACTGCGTCCTCTGTAGATATGCTAGTAATGGTAAACCAAAGACACTCTTATCTTGAAAACATTTTATATCGCTCTACTATCGAGAAAATCGGTTTGGATATAAAGATTCCATTCCTAGTATTACAAAATTTACAACGCCATTAA
- a CDS encoding universal stress protein, producing the protein MKRILLPTDFSENAWNALHYASNLYKNEEVDFYLLNAFTTHNFSLDNMMVPEPGEKWYDDAKTRSENELENILKRIEKLEVPSNHTYFTIAVFNTPLDAVKHLVEDKDIDLVIASNKGETNDVDSILGSNSINFMEKIRNCPVLIIPAEAMLGEINEIVFPTSFKTHYKRKELTHLNQIARISNAPIRILHVGQKEKLTKKQKQNKLLLEECFEGLGYTFHFLENTEVQTGLNLFVQSRNSGMISFINKKHSFFGSIFSKPMVKDLGFNAKVPVLALHDLRN; encoded by the coding sequence ATGAAACGTATTCTATTACCCACAGATTTTTCAGAAAATGCTTGGAATGCATTGCATTATGCTAGCAATTTATACAAAAATGAAGAGGTGGATTTCTACCTTCTCAACGCTTTTACTACCCATAATTTTTCTTTGGACAATATGATGGTCCCAGAACCGGGTGAAAAATGGTATGACGATGCCAAAACACGTTCGGAAAACGAACTTGAAAATATATTAAAACGAATTGAAAAGCTAGAGGTGCCGAGCAACCATACTTATTTTACAATAGCAGTTTTCAATACACCATTAGATGCTGTAAAACATCTTGTGGAAGATAAGGACATAGATTTAGTGATCGCATCCAACAAGGGTGAAACAAACGATGTGGATAGTATATTAGGTAGTAACAGTATCAATTTTATGGAAAAAATACGAAATTGTCCGGTACTTATAATTCCTGCAGAAGCCATGTTAGGAGAAATAAATGAGATTGTATTCCCAACTAGCTTTAAAACCCATTACAAGCGTAAAGAACTTACTCATTTAAACCAAATAGCGCGCATTTCCAATGCACCTATTCGTATTTTGCACGTGGGTCAAAAGGAAAAACTTACCAAAAAACAAAAACAAAATAAACTTCTTTTGGAAGAATGTTTTGAAGGTCTTGGCTATACTTTTCATTTTTTAGAAAATACCGAGGTGCAGACTGGACTAAATCTTTTTGTGCAAAGCCGAAACAGCGGTATGATTTCATTTATAAATAAAAAACACAGCTTCTTTGGTTCTATATTTTCAAAACCAATGGTAAAAGATTTGGGTTTTAATGCCAAAGTGCCTGTATTGGCACTGCACGATTTGCGTAACTAA
- a CDS encoding ATP cone domain-containing protein, producing MKKENLQIVKSSGDKVDFSISKLRSSLYRSGADELTVDNIMNVIHEELYQGISTKEIYNRAYALLKKSKSIYASKYKLKKAIYELGPTGFPFENFIGALLEYSGYHVEVGKIMQGKCVSHEVDVIASKNGQHIVAECKFHSEKTTTCNVKIPLYINSRYRDIIDQYKNSTKCPNEGWVVTNTRFTVDALTYGKCSGLYLLSWDYPRDNGLKDRIDKLGLYPITVSTLLTKREKQFLLSREIVLCRQLLNDVFYLDHLGISETRKEKIQSEISMLCKPDNNEQY from the coding sequence ATGAAAAAAGAAAATCTTCAAATTGTAAAATCTTCTGGTGACAAAGTAGATTTTTCTATATCCAAATTACGAAGCAGTTTATATAGAAGCGGTGCTGACGAGTTAACGGTCGATAACATCATGAATGTGATACACGAAGAGTTGTATCAAGGCATATCTACCAAGGAAATCTACAACCGGGCCTATGCACTTTTGAAAAAAAGTAAGTCGATATATGCTTCTAAATACAAACTTAAAAAAGCGATATATGAATTAGGTCCTACCGGTTTTCCATTTGAAAATTTTATTGGGGCATTATTGGAATATTCAGGTTATCACGTGGAGGTAGGTAAAATTATGCAGGGAAAATGTGTATCACACGAAGTGGATGTGATTGCTTCAAAAAATGGACAGCACATTGTGGCAGAATGCAAATTTCATAGTGAAAAAACCACAACCTGTAATGTTAAGATACCTCTTTATATTAATTCGCGGTATCGGGATATTATTGACCAATATAAAAATAGTACCAAGTGTCCTAACGAGGGTTGGGTTGTCACTAATACTCGATTTACTGTAGATGCACTTACTTACGGTAAATGTTCAGGACTCTATTTGTTAAGCTGGGATTATCCTCGGGACAATGGGTTAAAAGACCGTATCGATAAGTTGGGGTTATACCCTATTACGGTTTCAACATTACTCACCAAAAGAGAAAAACAGTTCCTATTGAGTAGAGAAATAGTTTTGTGTCGCCAATTATTGAATGACGTTTTTTATTTAGATCATTTAGGAATTTCAGAAACAAGAAAAGAAAAAATACAATCTGAAATTTCGATGCTTTGTAAACCTGATAATAATGAACAATATTAA
- a CDS encoding MBL fold metallo-hydrolase RNA specificity domain-containing protein, which translates to MNNIKIHFLGASGTVTGSKFLLETPIQNLLIDCGMFQGLKELREQNWRDFPFDVPAIDAVFLTHGHLDHTGYLPRLVKQGFTGKIIGSAPTLEIAKIILLDSAKINEEDAEKANDENYSKHYPALPFYSMEEAEKTIKMFNSVTKDTWHSLSDHVKYRFRYNGHIIGATFIEMEVYGKTFVFSGDIGRQDDLLLFPPEKPQWADYVFIESTYGNKLHPQESVSEKLITLINKAIHDRGTLIIPSFAVERLQALMFLLWKLYNERRIPNIPIFIDSPMGNNVLDVFERYMGWHKLPPGELMAIKQRMNIITSYKETWETIDDPRPKIVIAGSGMVTGGRVLTYLKQLIDEPNTTILMVGYQAEGTRGRLLLEGAHELKIFGKYYTVKATVHHIESLSAHADQAELIHWLNDIKNIPEITFLIHGEPTALDALRVKIRDTYGWRASIPRLNEIVEILI; encoded by the coding sequence ATGAACAATATTAAAATCCATTTTTTGGGAGCTTCGGGAACGGTAACCGGATCTAAATTTCTTCTAGAAACTCCCATACAAAACTTACTTATTGACTGTGGAATGTTTCAAGGTCTAAAAGAACTTCGGGAGCAAAACTGGCGGGACTTCCCTTTCGATGTTCCGGCTATCGATGCTGTTTTTTTAACACACGGTCATCTAGATCATACGGGATATTTGCCTAGATTGGTTAAACAGGGATTTACAGGAAAAATAATCGGTTCTGCACCCACGTTAGAAATCGCAAAAATCATATTGCTAGATAGCGCAAAGATTAATGAAGAGGATGCAGAAAAGGCTAATGACGAAAATTATAGTAAACACTATCCAGCACTTCCCTTTTATTCCATGGAAGAGGCCGAAAAGACTATTAAAATGTTCAATTCTGTTACAAAAGATACTTGGCATTCCCTTTCAGACCACGTAAAGTACCGCTTTAGATATAATGGCCACATAATAGGTGCTACTTTCATCGAAATGGAAGTATACGGAAAAACATTTGTATTTTCTGGCGACATAGGAAGGCAGGATGATCTGCTATTATTCCCGCCAGAAAAACCACAATGGGCAGATTATGTGTTTATTGAAAGTACTTACGGCAATAAATTGCACCCACAGGAAAGTGTTTCAGAAAAATTAATCACACTCATCAATAAAGCAATACATGATCGAGGCACATTAATTATCCCTTCTTTTGCAGTAGAACGGTTGCAAGCCTTGATGTTTCTTTTATGGAAGTTATACAACGAACGTCGCATTCCTAATATTCCAATTTTTATAGATAGTCCAATGGGCAATAATGTCTTGGATGTTTTTGAACGTTATATGGGTTGGCATAAACTTCCACCAGGCGAATTAATGGCGATAAAGCAACGTATGAATATTATCACTTCCTATAAAGAAACTTGGGAAACTATAGACGATCCAAGACCCAAAATCGTTATTGCTGGAAGCGGGATGGTTACCGGAGGTCGGGTGTTAACCTATTTAAAGCAATTAATAGATGAACCAAACACCACTATTTTAATGGTAGGATATCAAGCCGAAGGCACCCGCGGGAGACTATTATTGGAAGGCGCACACGAGCTCAAAATCTTTGGAAAATATTATACGGTCAAAGCTACAGTGCATCATATTGAAAGCTTATCCGCACATGCAGATCAGGCTGAACTTATACATTGGTTGAATGATATAAAGAATATTCCAGAAATTACCTTTTTGATTCACGGAGAACCTACAGCTTTAGATGCATTACGGGTTAAAATTCGAGATACCTATGGTTGGAGAGCGTCTATTCCGAGACTGAATGAAATAGTAGAAATTTTAATATAA
- a CDS encoding OsmC family protein gives MERHIYNVDINWSQDRKGLMCSPEINESKTASSNCIEVATPPQFPMGMPNIWSPEHLFTAAVSSCLMTTFLAIAENSKLEFSAFSCNAKGILEKVDGKFLMTEVMLKPKVYIKNEKDVGRAKRIVEKSEAVCLISNSIKSKITMEIQIIIE, from the coding sequence ATGGAAAGACATATTTATAATGTAGATATTAACTGGAGTCAAGACCGTAAAGGATTAATGTGCTCTCCAGAAATAAACGAAAGCAAGACGGCTTCTTCCAACTGTATTGAGGTAGCAACACCACCACAATTTCCTATGGGAATGCCTAATATATGGTCACCGGAGCATTTATTCACAGCCGCGGTAAGTAGTTGCTTAATGACTACTTTTTTGGCCATAGCAGAGAACTCAAAATTAGAATTTTCAGCATTCAGTTGTAATGCGAAAGGTATATTAGAGAAAGTAGATGGGAAATTTCTAATGACTGAAGTAATGCTGAAACCTAAAGTCTACATTAAAAACGAAAAAGATGTAGGGCGTGCGAAACGTATTGTTGAAAAATCTGAAGCTGTCTGTTTAATTTCCAACTCTATAAAATCAAAAATCACTATGGAAATTCAAATAATAATTGAATAA
- a CDS encoding Hsp20/alpha crystallin family protein, whose protein sequence is MSLVKLNRKKIPWINDVTTHWFNTDDFFTDDFMSRGANLPAMNVKENPKNFEVELAVPGFDKTDIEVSLENDILHVCAKKKQDAVEENENGYTRREFSYNSFDRKLQMPKSVNQKKDVKATYKNGILKLQLAKSDAAVQSSKKLIEIA, encoded by the coding sequence ATGTCTTTAGTAAAATTGAATAGAAAAAAAATTCCTTGGATCAATGATGTCACAACACACTGGTTCAATACCGATGATTTTTTCACAGATGACTTCATGTCACGAGGGGCTAATCTACCTGCAATGAATGTGAAGGAAAATCCAAAAAACTTCGAAGTCGAACTGGCCGTTCCAGGTTTTGACAAGACGGATATTGAGGTGTCTTTAGAAAATGATATACTACACGTTTGTGCTAAAAAAAAACAAGATGCAGTGGAAGAGAATGAAAATGGCTACACTCGAAGGGAGTTTAGCTATAACTCTTTTGATCGCAAACTGCAAATGCCCAAATCAGTAAATCAAAAGAAAGATGTAAAAGCTACTTACAAAAATGGTATTCTTAAACTGCAACTCGCTAAAAGTGATGCTGCCGTTCAATCATCAAAAAAGTTGATTGAAATAGCTTAG